ACTCAACTAaatatttatctcaaaaatttagaaTTAGCTATATAAATTCGCTTCTCCATTTTAAATGATTTTGAATTAAAttcttaaaaatttattattatttttatataatattaaaattaaaataatttaatattcaaaGTCAGTCGTCCTTACATACATCTCTCATGaaaaaaattaacttaattatcaatttcaaaaattaattaatttaattttttttctgttTTAATTTATTATCAAATTGAAGGGTCAAATTAGTCCATTTTCTTTCACATTGCTTAAAGTAAAATACTAAAATGTGCGGTCCCAGGTCGGCGGCTCTATGGATGATTACATAGCTGCGATCCTGCTGTCTGTTGCAGAACACTATAAGTGTAGTATGGATGGGAAAAGAATAAGATTGTGCAAACACATGATCCCCCCATGCCTATTCACGCCAAAAATGTACtcaattttaaaattgaaatttttgaaattttaattgcaAAACCCTTCCACTCTATTTTAATAGATGTGAATcttaaattaaaataagtaatTGGCTTTTCTCAAGAAAGTTTTCCccttttcatctttttttttttatatttttttccttcttttcttttttttttttctttaaatctcCTTTTTTACAATCATATGTAAGTTTCTTACTccaattttttttaactttaatttcttttttattaaattttcaaatttatatttatttaaattaaatctcaatttattttcttatatctGTATTTGATATTAACAAATTTAAGGTTATCTCTCTAATATCGAACTGTTATTCTCCCATTACTAAAGCCTTGTCTCtcttataaaattttgttttgtttttgttACTTAGAGTATTTGATAGATGTTCAAAATATAGGATATATTGTTGACTTCTTCTGAttgaatattttaaattttaagtatgggtgataatttttatcaatatttttttattaaaatttaataatttaacttTTTTTGCCGTTCAAAAAGATAACAAGTTCTCAAAAGATAATATTACAGtagatatatagatatatatatatatatatatatatatatatatatatatatatatatatatatattcacatttATGTTAAATGTACACCAAAAATAAGTGAACACACAACTAGTTTAATCctcatattatatttaattatttatgaaaattgaatttgagaattcaattttttttttaaatatgattttttttaaaaaaaacttaaatatTTTTCCATGTGGGGATGGAGAATATATAAACTTCAAGTTCAAACATTGGCTACAAAATATATATGAAGTAAATTGATTATTTCAAAGTTTTAATCTTTAAGAAATAGTCAATCATGTATATCTATCAAGACTCTTAGTTCAACCTAATTCCACGTATTGTAAGAAATTGTACAACATATTCATCTTTTATTGGttcaatttcttttaatttcaagttagccAGCAACAACATCACTAAATTGTTTGTTATTGCTGTTTGAATGGCAGttaaaaagtattatttattttttatatatttaattctaattataatataaactcgatattttttaatactaaaaattatttcaatataattaattagagtttgtaaaaatttttattaagaatctttaaatttaaattttattttaatttaatatattttaaccataaatactttaaattaataattttaaaattattttttgtaaGTGTCTTATAAATAGTTACTTatccaaataaatgaaatgaaaGCTATGTGATTTTGGTCCCACTCTTCCCTTTCTCTCATTCTGTTCAATTTGTTTCAACGGtgattatctcttttttttttttaattttttatattacattttttaataatttttaaatttatatcattttataacatatatatatatttatatatttacatttgAATATTTTCTTATTGATagatataaaaattttttttcttcttttgtaaGAATTTATTATTTACCTACATTGTGCTTTATTATCTATTCATATTGCGGAGTTGTTAAGTGTTGTGCTTTATTATTTTGATAAGACTACAAGAGGTATAGATTTTTTCTCTGATAAATGATCAAAATTTGATGCAAAAAGACATTGCAGTCAAATAGTATTAGTCGAGTGGAACATAGGACAACACAAATACCCTATTtagatttttcttatttaaattcgGTCAATTATAAATCTAAGATATAAAATATATGCTAAgacttatatattaaatatatggaTCTTACTGTGCATCTTGTGTTTTGAGTCTAAAATAGACTTAATCTAAATaagataattattaatattttttatacagATAGTTTAccttaaattttctttgtaaaATACAGTGATATGAATACTCCATATTTGTATTCTATCTTCACAAAAACTCTTATTTTCTAAAAGAAAAAAACTATCCAATAAGAACAGGTGAAGCTTCTTAGTCAGGACCACAAGTTGCTGGTAGTAGCATAATCTTATTTTTCTCTCTATAAATACCAAGCCATAACCTTGTGCCACATCTATCAAAAAACCCAATTAAACTTCCTTTAATACAAACCTCTCCACTGCTATTAGATCCTTTGTTTAGCTGCTGAAGCAAGGGATATGTTTCAGAACATAGTGGATGCCATTACTGGTGACAATAATGGCAATAAGAAAAAGTGTTTGAGTGGTGAGTGCAAGAAGATCAAAGGTACTGTTGTTTTGATGAAAAAGAACGTTTTGGACTTCAATGACTTCCATGCTTCTGTTCTTGATCGTGTTCATGAGTTGCTTGGCCAAGGAGTCTCTCTGCAACTCATTAGTGCTGTTAACTGCAGTGAGACTGCAGGTgagtttctttctttattttctttcttcatCAAGATTCTTGGATTACTTTTCTTTGTTTACATGCTAGCACTGTTTCTCGTCCTTCATTAGTTTCTTATTTTACTGGTTTCTATATCGATCACCTAGGATACGATCGATGTAGCTTGGCTACAATTTACTAGGTATGAGAAAACCAAGTTACAGTCATGTTTGgtattgaagaaaagaaagtaaACCAAAGACAAAGGCTGTATTTTAAGAAAGACAGATAGGAGAAAACTAATCAGCTCAGTTTCAAGATCTGGATAGcttcatttaaaaaaaagaaaaaaaagaaagaaaattctcTGTTTTATATTTTCCCTTAACGTGACTATCAGGAGAATCATTCCCAAAGCTtcaaaagaaaaagggaaagaaagagagtAAACCGAAAGGATGGGAATTATGCCATAAACCTACAGCAAATACATTCTTTTCatctttatctttctttcttcctaAGAAGAATTGAACGAATTCTACTTTTTCTTGGGGACAAAACAGAAAAAGTGAATCATATTAGCCTCAATGTCCCAACAGACAATGAAATAGGACTCACTTGTGATAACTGATGAGCTGTGCTTGTCTGAATCCATAGTAGGAATAGAGGCTGTGCCAAAACAAAGTCACAGCCATACGTTGCCAAGACTTTCTCTTTTACTAATGGGAATCAGCAATAGAAAAAGATTGAAGAATGTCAGGTGAGGCCCACCAAGTTGCAGGTGTTGTTACCCCTCCACAAGAGTCAATGACAGAAACTGTTCAATATTTGTTGAAAAACTAATAGGTCAGGAAACTCTTCCTTGaacattaattaatatttaattcagaACTTATCTCTTAGTTCAGCTCATTAAGCAAGACAtatattgttcaaaattttttgtAACTTCCTAGTTGACAACGCTCTTCATTAAGCTGCCAATTAGTTAATATAGACAGATATTTACTATAATGAGAATGTTTGGGTGCCTTTGTAGAGAATGGTCTGCAGGGGAAAGTAGGGGAGCCTGCATATTTGGAAGACTGGATTACTACAATTGCTCCCTTAACACCAGGAGACTCAGCATTCAAAGTTACCTTTGATTGGGATGATGAGATTGGAATTCCAGGGGCATTCATCATAAAAAACAATCATCACAGTGAATTTTACCTGAAAACTCTCACCCTTGAAGATGTTCCTGGCCAAGCTCGAATCCATTTTGTCTGCAACTCATGGGTTTACCCTGCCGAACGATACAAGAAAGATCGTATTTTCTTTGCAAACAAGGTAGGCAACCAGTTATAGTATTCTGATGATGATGCCTTAAGCTGACGATGAATTTTTTGTGATTGTATAGACGTATCTCCCACATGAAACGCCAATACCACTGCGCAAGTACAGGGAGGAAGAACTGGTGAACTTGAGAGGAGATGGAAAAGCAGAGCTCCAAGAATGGGATCGTGTCTATGACTATGCTTACTACAATGATTTGGGAGATCCTGATAATGGTTCAAAGTATGTCCGCCCAATTCTTGGAGGGTCTGCTGAGTACCCTTATCCTCGCAGGGGAAGAACAGGCAGACCACCAGCTGAATCAGGTCATATTGCCCGCTGATAATTACTCTCATTAATATATGTGTTCTCAATCAAAATCAAGTCTCGATACTGTTTTATGGTTATTGACTTATTGTCATTTATGAGCAGATCGCAACTATGAAAGCAGGCTGCCACTTCTCATGAGCTTGAATATTTATGTTCCAAGAGATGAACGATTTGGCCACTTAAAGATGGCTGACTTCCTTGCTTATGCACTGAAATCAATAGCTCAGTTTGTTAAACCTGAACTCGAGGCCCTATTTGACAGCACCCCAAATGAATTTGACTCTTTTGATGATGTGTTAAAGCTCTATGAGGGAGGGATTGAGTTGCCTGATGGCCCCCTACTAGACAATATAAGGAAAAACATTCCACTGGAGATGCTCAAGGAAATTTTCCGAACCGATGGGGAGCGGCTTTTCAAATTTCCAATGCCTCAAGTAATTAAAGGTATGATCAAGTATCTGAAGCCTTGAAACTTACATTTTTCAGAATAAGTTGTCCTGAACTTTTTCTCCTGCCATTCAATTGTTATGTTTTAATAATTGAGCAGAAAGCAAGACTGCTTGGAGGACTGATGAAGAATTTGGCAGAGAAATGCTGGCTGGTGTAAACCCTGTCATCATTCGTCGTCTCAAGGTACATTGAAGCACTTTTCCCTTGTTTTTTGCAAAGAAGATTGATTTGTGCAGAATTTATTTTGGATGTTATAATAGATGTTGTTTGCTTATGTCTACTACTAAATTTTACTGTAGGAATTCCCTCCAAAAAGCAAGCTAGACGGCAAACTTTATGGTGATCAAAAcagtcaaataactgaagaacacATAAATAATAGCCTAGACGGATTGACCATAGATGAGGTAATTTTCCTCTATTTGTTTCTTTGACAATTGAGTTtacaaaaaaaatcaatggatGTTCTTGGTTGGGATTAGTTGAATTTAATCAGCCACCATAAACCAATAACTAAAACATTTGTTGCATTAATGGTGGTTAAGGCAATCAAGAACAACAAGCTATACATATTAGATCACCATGACACAGTGATGCCATACCTGAGGCGTATAAATGCTACTTCCACAAAGACATATGCAACTAGGACCTTACTTTTCTTGAAAGGTGATGGTACTCTGAAGCCTCTTGCAATTGAATTAAGCCTGCCTCATCCTGAGAGAGATCAACTCGGACCCATTAGCAAAGTATTCACACCAGCTGAAGATGGCGTTGAAGGTTCCATTTGGCAACTGGCTAAAGCTTATGTGGCTGTAATTGATTCTGGCATTCACCAGCTTATCAGCCACTGGTAAGAAACCTGTCAAACAAAGATAGACTATCAGAAGAAaagatatttaattaataaaattgagaTAGACTATCAGAAGAAaagatatttaattaataaaattgagaTTGATTTCTAAATGCTTGTAATTTCTTCATAGGTTGCATACCCATGCAGCGATTGAGCCATTTGTGATTGCAACAAATAGGCATCTAAGTGTGCTTCATCCAATATACAAACTTCTGCACCCTCACTTTCGTGACACAATGAACATAAATGCAGTTGCCAGACAGATACTCATTAATGCTGCTGGATTGTTGGAGTTTACAGTATTTCCTACAAAGTATGCCATGGAACTGACATCCATGGCTTACAAAAGCTGGAATTTCACTGAGCAAGCACTTCCTAAGGATCTAAAGAAGAGGTAAATTAATCCCACTCCACTAACAGATCATAAACTTCCTGCTTCATTTCAGTAACATCTTACCTCTCTTTTGAATTCAGAGGAATGGCAGTTGATGATCCTAATTCCCCACATGGTCTCCGCGTACTGTTAAAAGACTACCCCTATGCCGTTGATGGGCTTGAGATATGGTCTGCAATTAGAGAATGGGTGAAAGACTATTGCTCCTTTTACTACGAAACAGATGACATTGTCATAAAGGATCATGAACTCCAATCATGGTGGAAGGAAATCCGGGAGGTAGCCCACGGCGACAAGAAAGATGAGCCCTGGTGGCCTAAGATGGAGAAAAGGGAAGAGTTGATAGAATCATGCACCATAATAATATGGGTGGCATCTGCTCTCCATGCAGCAATCAACTTCGGTCAATACCCTTATGGAGGCTACCTCCCCAATCGTCCAAGCATAAGCCGCAGGTTTATGCCTGAAAAAGGCACTCCTGAATATGAGGAGCTTAAAACCAACCCTGATAAGGCTTTCCTTAAAACAGTCACTGCCCAGTTACAGACTGTTATTGGCATTTCCCTTATAGAAATTTTGTCAAGGCATTCATCAGATGAAGTGTATCTTGGGCAGCGAGACGCGCCTGGATGGACAACAGATGATAAACCATTAGAGGCCTTTGAGGAATTTGGAAAGAAGCTGGAAAAAATTGAGGAGAGGATTATAGAGATGAACaaagatggggaattgaagaaccGTGTTGGACCAGTTATGATGCCATACACCTTGTTAGTTCCTAGCAGCGATGTTGGACTTACTGGCAGGGGAATTCCCAATAGCGTTTCGATCTAAAGCTTCTTTATACGAAATTTCCTGTTCTTGTTTAATATCAATGTACTGTTGTGTAGAAAGCTTCAACATTTTCAACTTTCAAGCACCTTCTTCGTTATATGTTGTATGCATGCTTaaggtaaataaataaataaataaaagtaacaAGCTTCTGTTTGGTTGatcagaaaatgagagaaaagatcAATAAACTCAAGTTTTGGAAGTAGTTCCGGCAAATTATTGGAGACAAACTGAAACTTCCTCTGTGTCTGGTTGTGCAGACGCAAATTACTCCTGgttgaaaaatgaaaaaagaacTGCCTTTTTGTTACAGATGAATCTTGGGCTATGATTTTTCTACCTCAATTTATTAGTTTTGGAACTTAACAATAGCAATTTGGTTCTGTAAAGTTTGGTTGACAATGGAAAAGATTGCTCTGGAAATTGGTAAATGACAGAAATATTATCGTGGAGTCTGAAATGGGTGAACACTGAACAAACAAGACCATTGCATGATTCAGAACCCACAGCAAACAAGTATAAAACCCCAAAACCTGGACTTGGCGCCAAATGAAAGCTCTCTGTGGTTATGAATTGAACCCTAATTATAATGTGGTTATGAATTATAATTAGTTTAATTGCAACAAATTGCAGTTCAAAACTGTAATGGAATGTATGCAAaacattttgatattttaattttccctgtcaaaaaaaaatttgaagcgtggctttcaataataataataataatatgcatgttaattattaataaattttatttaatttaatatatacatattagAGAAAGTGTATCGCTTGGCAAACCTCCATGGTTAAAGAAATGGAAAAAGAGAAGATCCGACCATGGAGATGTGTGGATTGCTCTCCTGGGACTTGAAGATTCTTTACTCAGTGTTGCTCTGGAGAAAGATAACAAGCACGGTTTATCGGGGATTAAAGACTTGACATTTAGAAGTATGGTTGCCGACTCTCCATAACTAGATGGGGACTGAAATGTCATGGTCCCTGCCGCCTCTTTCTCTCAAGCCGATGGTCTTGTGTTACCTCCCGGAGATGTTGGGCTCAGTTGAAAGGTTTGAAAAATGTTCTTTTTAGCTGTGGCTTCTCTTACTTTGGTGGGATATGGCTTTTGGCAGAAGGATCTTTTTTTCTAGTTTTCGGTGTTTTCTCCGGCCATGCTTCCTGATGACGCACATCCATTTTGTTCATCCTGAGCTACTACACTGGAGTTTAGGTCTAAGGTTCGGCTGATTTATGGGGCTGTTGCTGGGTCTAGCTGTTTGGGCAGGGGGCTTAGCTTGCATGCCTGGCCTCATAAATGAATTTGTGCAACTTTGTTTAATGTACGTTCATACAATGAATtgcaattaaagaaaaaaaaaaaaaaatatatatatatatatatgtggcaGCTTCTCATTTTAACTTTGCGGTATGTtatgataatttaatttaaaataaaataaaattattttattaaaaagaatGGTATAACGAAATTTGATGATTTATctcattaaattttataaaataatattttttaaaaataattaattataaaaatttattaatttcaaaaaaaataaaatttttttaacattttaaattatcatattttttaaaatatcttaaattttaattaaacgtGAAAAACTAAATaagtatatttatttaattttatttataatattttttaatattattaaaaatatattatatgtacTTTTTATGTgaaaaactttatttttttactaaattaataatttttttataattaattattttatgaaaaaatattattttataaatatttaataagatgaattataaaattttattaaattatcttatttttttaacaaaataattttattttattttaaatcaattAACAATAGAACACATCATTATTACATTAttcatatattataattatatttaaaattaaaattaaaattaaaatcaaataaataaaattaaaactaaaatgtTAAAAATACACTGACCTAaagtcaaaatattaaaaaataaaaccaaaattATAtccaaattttaattcaattttgatcTGTAAGCAGGGCTTAAACTAAGACCTAACATCCTAATCAGCAATGTGTTTCGAAGTGAAAAGGTGAAATAATGGATGGaggaaaaaaatttattattattgttaaacTACTTACGTGGACATAGAAAATCAACGGCTTCGTCTCCTATCCATAAACTGGATGGGATTTCTTATCCTAAACTCTGTCTCTGTCTCTCtcaaaattgcaggctgccaacAACTCTCCATTGAAAAATTCAGTCCCCTCTGTACCCCTTGCTCTCCATTAGCAAACCATCTCCATGGAGAGTAGTCTCTTTGCTAATCAATGTCTTTCTCGTCTCAAACTTTCTCCCAATCTCAAAATCCCTTCTTCTCCTTTCTTTTCCCATCAATTTCCAAACCTCAAAACACCCCATGTCAATTATAAGCCCTCCTTTACTCTCTTTGCCATCCAAAATCAAGAAACACAGAACCCGCTTCAAGAAAACACCACCACCACTAACGCTGCCCAAGATGACGAGTCCTTCGGCGAAGTTAGCAAGATTATTGGCAGCAGAGCCCTCCAAGGCGGCACCGGCATGGAGTACTTGATAGAATGGAAAGATGGCCATGCACCTTCATGGGTACCATTTGATTACATTGCCAAAGATGTGGTCGCCGAGTATGAAACTCCATGGTGGACCGCAGCTAAAAAAGCCGACGAGCCTGCTCTCAGCCGAATTCTCAACGCTGATGATGGACGTGATGTCGATGCTGTCGACAGTTACGGCCGTACCGCTTTACTTTTCGTATCCGGTCTCGGCTCCGAAGCTTGTGTTAAGCTCCTAGCCGAAGCTGGGGCGAATTTGAACCACCGCGACAACAGTGGCGGCTTAACGGCTCTTCACATGGCTTCCGGATACGTGCAGCCGGGTGTGGTTAAGTTGCTAATCGATCTCGGGGCGGATCCTGAAGTGCAAGACGATCGAGGATTGACACCGTTGGAATTGGCTAAAGAAATTCTGAAAGTGACTCCAAAAGGCAACCCAGTGCAATTTGCAAGAAGATTGGGGCTAGAAAATGTAATAAAAATTCTAGACGAGGAAATATTCGAGTACGCGGAGGTGCAGGAGATATTGGAGAGGAGAGGGAAGGGCGATAAGGTGGAGTATTTGGTCAAATGGAAGGACGGTAGTAATAATGAGTGGGTGAAAGGCCAGTTTATCGGCGAGGATTTAGTGAAGGATTTTGAGGGAGGACTAGAGTATGCTGTAGCAGAGGGAGTGATGGGTAAGAGAGTTGGCGATGATGGGAAGAATGAGTATCTTGTAAAGTGGACGGATATTGATGAGGCCACGTGGGAGCCGGAAGAGAATGTAGATCCTGATTTGATCAAGGAGTATGCTGAGGCCCAGTTAAGCAAGGATGGGAATGGATCTCCTTGATTCCTAAGGTGTAATTtttaagattgaaaattttcaatgaaaCGAATGGAATTGTTTCTTGAATTCTACATTTGGATTTTTGCCTAAAAAGAAGGGAGAGGGAAACCAAAATATTACTCAATTTGAACAATGAAAACTGCAAAAATTTTTCAAGTTAGGGAGGTGATGTGATGTCAGGGAGGCAAAACTTGATCTGATCTACTGatcaatttttctttatttcATCTCGAGACTTTCTTCTCACTCTAAATCCCTGTAACCTATTATAtacggtaacatataattattttttattaaaaaataatttatttttatatatttaaatattataattttagaaaAAACATAAATACaacttatattttaattatattttattttttaataaatgaatttatattatACACTAATATTGATCAACAAAGATTCAAGAAATAAGCAGGTCATCGACGTGATTGAAATTAATCCTCTTATAATAAAGATCAGCGGTAGATTGAAAACAAAAATAGATGACGTATCTAAGGTGAGGCATATCAATCACAAGAGCAATGCTGCAGTAAAAAAGAATAAGAAACTGAATATGAAACAACCACCCATCATTTTTACGCACCGCCCGCCAACAGTATGCAGTGCCACTTGCAGTTTACTGCACTTTAAGCCTCATTTTCTGTTATCACTAAAACATGACAGCTGCTCAAGCAGCACAACTAAGTTGATAATAATTGGGCTGCAAGGGGAAAATTTGAATCCTCACAATTTACAAATTCTTTCATGCTCTCTGAATTTTCTACCCTAAAAGAGAAGTGGCTCAGAAGCACGGGGCCCTTCCAATCAAAGAGACTTTACAGAACAAATAGGAAAGAAATGTGCCATCTTTAGTGTTTAAATAGCATATGCTTCCATGAAGATCATGGCCAACATCTAGGCTAACCAAGCAGGAAACTGAACACATCACTCAATGAGATGATCCCTTGTACACGCTTGCTACCAGCCTCCACAATCAAAAGTCTCCTAACACCTGAAAGCAACAAAGAAATTACTGAAAATTGTACCTGAAAAGTATTGCAACTCCATTTAATTAAAGTAAACAACAAATAAAAGGCCAAATTAATATTAGAAGCACCAGGGTTTGCCAATCGCTCCATCACTTTGTGTAGAGGATCGGATCCCAAACACATCTGACATCTCTGTCCATTGTAGAATCCATATGGTGTATTTGCATCTTGTCCCAACTGCAATGCCTGGTAGAATAGGGGAAGGCAGACCACTAGAATGAGTTCTCTATCGTGCACATGTACTAATAATGAAAAGAAATGCAGTTATTGTTCATGTTACTTCCAATGTTATAAATGTTTTCCTGACTTAATTCTACCTTTCACATAAGGTGGTTTGTGCAGGCTCTGAGTAGGTTTAAGCCATTCAAGAATGTCTGTAAAATTGCATGATAATGAAGTCATACAAGGAAACAAAATTCTGAAAATTACCTCATGAATACTGATT
The DNA window shown above is from Hevea brasiliensis isolate MT/VB/25A 57/8 unplaced genomic scaffold, ASM3005281v1 Scaf516, whole genome shotgun sequence and carries:
- the LOC110644513 gene encoding probable linoleate 9S-lipoxygenase 5 gives rise to the protein MFQNIVDAITGDNNGNKKKCLSGECKKIKGTVVLMKKNVLDFNDFHASVLDRVHELLGQGVSLQLISAVNCSETAENGLQGKVGEPAYLEDWITTIAPLTPGDSAFKVTFDWDDEIGIPGAFIIKNNHHSEFYLKTLTLEDVPGQARIHFVCNSWVYPAERYKKDRIFFANKTYLPHETPIPLRKYREEELVNLRGDGKAELQEWDRVYDYAYYNDLGDPDNGSKYVRPILGGSAEYPYPRRGRTGRPPAESDRNYESRLPLLMSLNIYVPRDERFGHLKMADFLAYALKSIAQFVKPELEALFDSTPNEFDSFDDVLKLYEGGIELPDGPLLDNIRKNIPLEMLKEIFRTDGERLFKFPMPQVIKESKTAWRTDEEFGREMLAGVNPVIIRRLKEFPPKSKLDGKLYGDQNSQITEEHINNSLDGLTIDEAIKNNKLYILDHHDTVMPYLRRINATSTKTYATRTLLFLKGDGTLKPLAIELSLPHPERDQLGPISKVFTPAEDGVEGSIWQLAKAYVAVIDSGIHQLISHWLHTHAAIEPFVIATNRHLSVLHPIYKLLHPHFRDTMNINAVARQILINAAGLLEFTVFPTKYAMELTSMAYKSWNFTEQALPKDLKKRGMAVDDPNSPHGLRVLLKDYPYAVDGLEIWSAIREWVKDYCSFYYETDDIVIKDHELQSWWKEIREVAHGDKKDEPWWPKMEKREELIESCTIIIWVASALHAAINFGQYPYGGYLPNRPSISRRFMPEKGTPEYEELKTNPDKAFLKTVTAQLQTVIGISLIEILSRHSSDEVYLGQRDAPGWTTDDKPLEAFEEFGKKLEKIEERIIEMNKDGELKNRVGPVMMPYTLLVPSSDVGLTGRGIPNSVSI
- the LOC131177504 gene encoding signal recognition particle 43 kDa protein, chloroplastic-like, with protein sequence MESSLFANQCLSRLKLSPNLKIPSSPFFSHQFPNLKTPHVNYKPSFTLFAIQNQETQNPLQENTTTTNAAQDDESFGEVSKIIGSRALQGGTGMEYLIEWKDGHAPSWVPFDYIAKDVVAEYETPWWTAAKKADEPALSRILNADDGRDVDAVDSYGRTALLFVSGLGSEACVKLLAEAGANLNHRDNSGGLTALHMASGYVQPGVVKLLIDLGADPEVQDDRGLTPLELAKEILKVTPKGNPVQFARRLGLENVIKILDEEIFEYAEVQEILERRGKGDKVEYLVKWKDGSNNEWVKGQFIGEDLVKDFEGGLEYAVAEGVMGKRVGDDGKNEYLVKWTDIDEATWEPEENVDPDLIKEYAEAQLSKDGNGSP